The region ACGGGGAGCAGGTGCCCGGCGCCCTCGTCGACTTCGGCCTGTACTTCTTCCACAACGCGCAGCGGCTGATCGACCTCGGCAAGGGCCCGTACTTCTACCTTCCCAAGACCGAGTCGCACCTCGAAGCCCGCCTGTGGAACGACGTGTTCGTCTTCGCTCAGGACTACGTGGGCATCCCGCAGGGCACCGTCCGCGCGACCGTCCTCATCGAGACGATCACGGCCGCGTACGAGATGGAGGAGATCCTCTACGAACTCCGCGACCACGCCTCGGGGTTGAACGCGGGCCGCTGGGACTACCTCTTCTCCATCGTCAAGAACTTCCGTGACGGCGGCGCCAAGTTCGTCCTCCCCGACCGCAACGCCGTGACGATGACAGCCCCGTTCATGCGCGCCTACACCGAACTCCTCGTCCGCACCTGCCACAAGCGCGGGGCGCACGCGATCGGCGGCATGGCGGCGTTCATCCCGTCCCGGCGTGACGAAGAGGTCAACAAGGTGGCCTTCGAGAAGGTCAAGGCCGACAAGGACCGGGAGGCCGGCGACGGTTTCGACGGCTCCTGGGTCGCCCACCCCGACCTGGTCCCGATCGCCATGGCCTCCTTCGACGCGGTCCTCGGCGACCGGCCGAACCAGAAGGACCGCCTGCGCGAGGACGTCCAGGTCGAGGCCGCCGACCTGATCGCCGTCGACTCTCTCAAGGCCGAGCCGACGTACGACGGACTCGTCAACGCCGTGCAGGTCGGCATCCGTTACATCGAGGCGTGGCTGCGCGGCCTCGGCGCGGTCGCCATCTTCAACCTCATGGAGGACGCGGCCACCGCCGAGATCTCCCGCTCGCAGATCTGGCAGTGGATCAACGCGGGCGTCGAGTTCGAGCACGCGGGAGAAACGGTGAAGGCCACCCCGGAGCTGGCCCGCGAGATCGCCGCCGGGGAACTCGCGAGCATCCGCGCCGAGATCGGCGAGGAAGCCTTCACGGCCGGCAACTGGCAGCGGGCCCACGACCTGCTGCTGACCGTCGCCCTCGACGACGACTACGCGGACTTCCTGACTCTGCCTGCGTACGAGCAGCTCAAGGGCTAGGTCAACGCCGGGTTAGGTCAACGGCTGGTCAGAGCACGGAAGTTGCTCATTTCTCCGAGTGGCCCAGGGACTTGTCCGGGGCCACTCGGTCGCGTACGAGCCGCTTCACCGCCGTCGGTTCGGGGAAGCCCTGCTCGCGCCGGTCCCAGACCACCTCGCCGTTCACGCGGACGACGAAGACGCCTCCGGTGCCGGGTTTCAGGGACAGTTCCGTCAGCTCGGTCTCGAAGGTCGTGAGGAGTTCCTGCGCGAGCCAGGCGGCGCGGGGCAGCCACCGGCACTGGGTGCAGTACTCGATCTCCACGCGGTGCACGGCGCCGGTCCCGCCCTCCACCGTCTGTGTGTCCGTCATCCGAGATGCACCGACCAGTCCTGTTCCGCCGCCGGTTTGCCGTGCAGGTCGGGGACCTGCTTGAGCCAGGCCGGCCGGTCCCGCTGTGTCTTGGCCGCGCGTCGGGCGTCTTCGGCGGCCAGTTCCTCG is a window of Streptomyces sp. B21-083 DNA encoding:
- the aceB gene encoding malate synthase A; its protein translation is MSAPAPSPLAIVDAEPLPRQEEVLTDAALAFVAELHRRFTPRRDELLARRAERRAEIARTSTLDFLPETAAIRADDSWRVAPSPEALNDRRVEITGPTDRKMTINALNSGARIWLADFEDASAPTWENVVLGQVNLADAYTRNIDFTDPRSGKTYALKADAELATVVMRPRGWHLNERHLQLDGEQVPGALVDFGLYFFHNAQRLIDLGKGPYFYLPKTESHLEARLWNDVFVFAQDYVGIPQGTVRATVLIETITAAYEMEEILYELRDHASGLNAGRWDYLFSIVKNFRDGGAKFVLPDRNAVTMTAPFMRAYTELLVRTCHKRGAHAIGGMAAFIPSRRDEEVNKVAFEKVKADKDREAGDGFDGSWVAHPDLVPIAMASFDAVLGDRPNQKDRLREDVQVEAADLIAVDSLKAEPTYDGLVNAVQVGIRYIEAWLRGLGAVAIFNLMEDAATAEISRSQIWQWINAGVEFEHAGETVKATPELAREIAAGELASIRAEIGEEAFTAGNWQRAHDLLLTVALDDDYADFLTLPAYEQLKG
- a CDS encoding SelT/SelW/SelH family protein, which translates into the protein MTDTQTVEGGTGAVHRVEIEYCTQCRWLPRAAWLAQELLTTFETELTELSLKPGTGGVFVVRVNGEVVWDRREQGFPEPTAVKRLVRDRVAPDKSLGHSEK